taacatgaaaatatatattttaattgaatattatttgtataatttttaaagttttttctATATTAAAAAACTAATGTGAGAAAAAAGATTGAAGAAGATTGAGAattacaaatttgtttttaaaattcAGGCCGtgcttttatatgaaatttaaatgtttattaaacgtattaataaatttttaaaaaatgatggatCCTTAATTATAAATGAGAACTGAAATACAAGtcttttattttaaagaaagaTAAAATGGCAATCgttttttactaatttttttattattgcatgTTATACTGCGCAGCGAGTACTGACAATTTATTGAAATAGCGTAGTAGTAATAGAAACAATAAAAGTAACTCGAACTTTTGTTCATATAAAATCTATTTAAATtacttaaaataatataaattacatgTCAACATGAAATAACGAATCTATAGACTAACTATAGTTAGTGTACTTATACACGTAACTATGCGGaaggatattttttatttttatattgcaagtacaatttaaaaatatactcaccatttatttctattaatcTTCAAAATAATCTACAAAATAGTTAATATTCGAAATTTCTTAAAACAAAAGTAAAATTTTTAACTATTAACTTGTGAGaagattaataaaaatttaatacgaacGTGGAACGGcaattttcctttttattttgtacataaaAAAGTATTTCGTACAATTAtggttttataaaattaataatgtatAGCAGAAACATATATAgattgtataatttatttcatcaaacaatacaattcacagatcgATACTATGTTATTCATAAACATGATTACTTATAATTGCATATTTTTATACTGCACTTATAAgtgcatattttcatacaatCTTTTTACTATAAATGTTACGACAATATGTAGTTACTATCAATTTTAACAATAAGGTTTGTATTACAATTTCTTCCCTACAACTACAAAATATGCACCTATAATTCATGACATCTCACACGCATTGAAGTTTAAGACATTTTGTTGCTTTTGTTGTACCTATGAAAAACGCATACATGTGAACGTATTAATGAGGGTGTGACACTAGGCAAGTCAATGTGtatatttttggaatataacaaattttggaaaatcAGGTTTTAGCAATAATATAAAAACATATTTCAATAATTCAGTCAAAAACTATTCTACAAAAGCGAATAACTTACAAGTAATGGTTTTCTGCTACCATCATTCTATAAATTAAATGTTGTATGAATTAaactatttaaacaatttatattataagtACAGCTTGTGAAAtgtagctgtgcggttgaccaaatTCATAGGGAAAgatgcaacatttgaacggtaaagtacacacctcgtcaaaagtgtgtactgtccattatttttTACAgctgtaaacatacaaaacaactgtttatatgtatgtttgtgtgaatacacttgtgtcactatACTTTTTAACTAAACTGTCGCAACGTgaatcgtttgacaggtgacgtATCGTTATGAAGTTCCACCTATTCACCACTGCGCAGCGGggtcatttccccttgcgggggacattcagccacacagctagatttgacaagctgtatttCTGATAGAGTATTTCATAACTTTGGCAATTCGTTATAGGAAATTAAATGCATATGTTATAGTAACTATAATTGATCAATGTAATTATAACTAAACTAATATAATTATAGTAAAATTATCAGTTTTAAACGTCctagtaataattatataacTGAAAATGAGAAACtaattgtatgtatatatattccttTTATAAAAAGAGTAtatatttcaaaatatattgtttatacaTAACTATGAGCATAGTAAAGAATACAAAATTGATATTAAGCAATAAAAACAGCTAGTATTAGAATGTATAGAAAATTTCGTAAGTTTctattttcagaaaaattacgTTGATATCCGAAAATGGAAGAAgtgaaagtattttttaatatgaaaGAAATACATATTCAAATATGTACAATTATTATAcgggtaaataaatacattgcaATAATAGGAAAGATTTTATGACTAAGGAAATACTTACTCaaactttatatatatatatgaatcgGTTAATTTAAAAAGGCATTttgtaatttctttaaatattggaagtgtttataaaataactttatttgttttagtttaaaaaataattaagaaaCTAAAGGTGCATGCATATACATGTTATACAAATACGCAGACTTGATTAAACAACACTATAATCACTTCCTTTTATGGTTTAAAAGATTTATAGATAAAACGTGATGTGAAATCATCAGTAAGAATGTTATAAAATCGAAGAGAAGTTTAATATAGAGTCACTCAATCACATGTTTGAATTTTCAATTCCCACAATGTTAATTTGGTCACAGCAACTTTATTATCCATATCTTATCGTCTTCAGTACATATTTTAATGTTAAATTTCTTTcaataaatcacatgtattgTTATATAACATTTATTATTATCTAATGAAAAAGAACCTGTTTATTACATTCATTCATGAGCAGTACTGGTGTAGTATAAAAGTACTGTGACTAGTCTTTAAATAATCATCGACTCCAAATACACTGATAAAAAACATCCTGTTTTAGTAAAAAatattacgattcataaaattcGTAGAGTAAatgtcaataaaaaaaaaatcaaaagatTTCTAGTTTGTACAAATATTAATAGTGTGATTACGCTTCGAGTGAACAACGATTTCAACACGTACTTCTATGATTATACCTCTAAAATTGCATGTTAAAGAATCTAAAAATAAGAAGTAAAGAAACAGaagaatatgcatttctatcttATTAATAAGCACCATCAACGTTttatggaattcaattaatcttCAATTATATCAGCTACATACGTAGTCAGCTATTTAAATTGGTTAATTAATATACTCAATTGTTGTTATAGCTTTACTGATTCAGAGGTAAAGTATGGAATGGTAGGAAGACTTAACAATGTCTTGAAAATGAATACGTTTGAGAATGAGTATTCTTCTGGCTTGACAGTGAAATGTTTCAGAATGAGTATTTTAAAGTATAATAATACTGAGATTTTGATCATTAAATCTTCAAAGAAAGAGCAAATGACAGGAATAAGAATTATTTTCCAGATATGTATGAAGAATTTACCTAAGTTTGCTGAGCtggagaatatttttatacattgaTCTACTGATAGTAAATATTCTATtatgaataattataaattccttttgttcaattttttaaggTTTTGTTATATTCTTCAATGTCgtctatgttcaaaatatttagTTCTATAATATTCTTTCCTGCAAATAATCCGTATATACCGTTTGATATGCTACGCTTGAAAactgcaatataaaataaacaaattaatattatgttaggtatttataattatataacatcgaatataataattatatataccaTTTGAGCTACTCGAATTTGCTTTTGTCAACATGTATTTGGGTAAATCCCGACATTCACGAGCTATGAATGTTCCAACAAGGGACAAATCAGTAATCGGTGGTAAGACTACTTTCATTGTTTCTTTAACGATTCTAGTGTCTACTTCATAGTAACCTGTAAAAGCAATTATACGTGTGATTCAAAATGCGTTGATATTTTGTTATGTAAATTTAGCAATTTACAGGGTAGGAAAACAGAGAGTAAATTATTAACAAGGTACGATCTCTAAGTAACGTCGCCAGatcttaactctttgcactccaaattatttttcaattttgcaatttctatccaatatgttggtatctagtGTTCACAATTTTGTCACTATGTTTAAATAATGgtgaacattttttaatggaatccaGTTTTGCAATTAAATTTGCACATTTAGAATTAGATTGTATACTTACCTACTGTGCTGAGCGATTTTagaaaagaatttgaaaattgtaaGTTGCTATACtttcataatatataaaatacttaCCACTATACATTTTCTTGAGAAGATCGGACATATTACGTGGTGGTAAAATTCTCTGTCGATTTAATGGCATTACGAAGCAACATTGCCTAACAGTATCAACGATCCCAGTTTTGTTCTACAATGTATATAAATTACACATgatcattaaagaaaaatattgtGCAATCATATTACAtcaataatttttcaatataatgtaatttattcTACGTACATACGTAAAGTCATGGACGAACCGGCCTTGACGTCTACCTTGAAAATCAGGCACATCGATATCATAATGCCCGTTCTCCAAGTCAAGTTCAAATCGCTCTTTGAAGAAGTTGTTTTTCCTGTTGTCGCTATCCACATTCTTCTCAGCATCCATTGCATCCTGGTCTGAACCCCTAGCTAGGCTTCTAAACAGTTCAGAGTCTGCTAACGCGCTGTTGTTACATGGTGCTCTGTTCGAGCTATCGTAGGGAATGCTGTACCATCCTGTTCTAAATCTGTGCATCTGTGTTTTAGCAAATTGCTTGTATATGCATAGACCTCCCAAAATACCAGTCATCAGAATCAATAATCCCACAAGGAGTAGCGAAAATGTTGCTGTAACATTGATGCAAGGTATGCTCCTTCCAGAAAAAGTGACTAGATAACGTCGCTCTACAACTTTTTTTGGAACTTGCGCTTCTGGATCTCCTTTTGTATCTTCctgtttaaaaatatgtatttattatgtaATTCTGTAATGCAGGTTCTTGGAATCATCAAATAGTATATTGAATTCTTATACACATACCAATTATTACAATATAATATtgcttgaaaaaatattttatttttacaaatattctatatcaattaaattttatataagaaTTGGGAGTTTCATTTGGAATAATGCAActatgataactagactgcggatctttatgcatttatagcaaaattgagtagatgaaattcaaaattgttggagaatttttaaaatttcagatgttaatatataatttctacTCTACCTCAatcattaagggggtagactcgtttctaggattgcaagggtgcgggatgtgccttctcatttctcaataatggaAAGTTGGGCATTTTCAGtggtcaaaagtgctagataaagattaatctaggccgcaatcaccctcaaaagtcctatttttacgtttatgaggtataatttgcattattcggcagcttaatttgcattatttggaacaCAGCTActcatgtagctattttcatgaagctgtgacagctacatgctgccgaataatgcaaattacgccttgtaaacgtaaaaatagaacttttgagggcgattgcagcctagattgatcttttacctagcgcttttgactactgaaaaactcctacaaacctggaaacaaGTCTACACCCTTAatagaagaaataacatttttagtTTCTATCCCTTGCaaccgatgcagacaatttttattttgcataaagagagatccgcagtctaataataactgctaagtttgttttaatattaattattctaaATTAGAAAACGCTATTTTAAGATTAGAAACATTTGTAATAAAACACGAATAATGAAAATCGTAAAATGTGATAAATGGGATACAGACACCACTCATTCTAATATTTCAATCAAGAAACTTACTTATCTACATATAAGTATTGTAcgacataaataaaaataaatataagcaACAGTGTGTGCAAGTAACATGAACCATTATCAACTAATAGTCTGTGAAATATTATTCGTTAAACGCTTATATTATTTCCTAGAATGTCGTCATATATACAGCCATGTAACTGTGATAACAGGGACAGATTATTGTACAAAGAGATACATGCAACCTACTATTATCAAATTATGTATCATATACGCAGTTCCTATGAAGCAAAAAAACTAAATATACATAATACTGCGTACGtaataatacatttatttcgcAAATACATCGAATCAAATCAATAATTTGTGTCATCAAAATAATAAATGGGATGtttatatttacaaaaaaaatggAACTCTAAAACGTGATTCGCAAAGTGTGGAAGTATCTATaacgaagttttatatattcaataatgtaAACGGGCATATCAAAGCGAGACCGGTGAAATAAGAAAAAAACAATGCTAACCGTTGCGTTATCTTCGACAAACAACGGTTGTTCCATTTTGTCCGTCCTCTTGTCGCCAATGGCCTTTGTGATCACCGTCATCTTGGTGAATGTTTGGATATCAATCCTCCTCCAATCTAAATATCGGTACGCTTTTCCGCACGATGACCGGCTTCTTGCGTTTGATCGTTATAATTAACGATCACCGCGCTTCGACAAACGTTGGCAGTAAAATAACACGATATGTACGAAGGGTCAGTACACTACAGCTCACGAATTGCAGAATGAACTGCATACATACAAATGCAACCGAGATTGATCGGTGACAACCGCGCCCTCAATGCAGTAATAAATACAGTTTTGTCCCTCGAATGTCTCGCAGTTGAGGAGGCACAACGTGACGTTACGGGGGTCAAAGAAACATTGTATTTACTATGTACGATTGGCTAATGAATTGTGGACACGATAGTGCAGCCCAAAGATTTGGTGCAACCCTCACAGCCAAAGATAAAGAAAAACAGGGTTGAGTGAGCGAGAgggtaaaatataaatataagtaGGAATGGCGCGAACTGCTACTTTTGAATCACTTGTGATTCGATTATATACATACGTTTGTTCACAATCACAGTGatttttcacagtgattcgtGATCGCTTCTGATTGGCGGAGAGCTTAACTGTTCAACTGTTCTTCGCGCAAGTCACAGAGCCAAACTCTGACAAAATTGTGAGTTACATCCATCGCATGTTTAGAGATGAACAAGTAGGATGACAGTGAGCAAATTCACTCTAAATTAAAAAATCACGATCGCAGCGTGAATGAAGTTAAAATCATGACTGTGATCGTGATTCTGCGATTGATTTTGGCACGCTATCATTAGTGTTAtccctttttctctttctcgatAAACTGCGCACGATTCCATGCGCAGTCAGATGGTAGGGATAGAAAACGTGATAACGAAGAGGTTATCAAATGCGACGTTAGAGAGGCAATAGTGCATTGTCTGCGCATGCGTCAATTCCAAGGGATCAAACTGGATCAAACAGAAGGATTATAACTCGTGAATCTTGAGCAATCTTGAGTGTGTACTCatatgtatgtaaatacatatttacGTTTTGTTATCATACGTTTACACGCACATCGCGTTACATAAATCCAAGCACAATATTGCTATTTATTATGTACTTTTCTGTCAACTGTAGCGTATAActatataaaaatatagtaaCAAAATGCAGAATACTGTGAAGAAAGCGAAatcagaaaattcaaaagaaCGTGACAGTTTATTTGAAAAGGAAGAAACAGTAAATAAAAATCCAGAACTGGATCATGAAGAATTAGTGAAATTAACTAAAGAagcaattaataatataatcgaAAGTGATCCTCTTCTACATGGTTTACCGACGGACGTGACAATTGAAGAACTTAAAGCGCAAATGGCAGTTGCGCAAGGACAAGCaataactatatatttaaatCGTGGAGAACTGCCAAAACTTGGAATTGTGGTAACGCATCTTttatgattttttatatttaacctTTCTCACATCGTAAAATAATATTACTATATTATAatgtgtaatattttatttacatttaggTACCACCTCATAACACTACAGTCTTGGATCTTAAAAAAGCTATCAAACGACATACGACATTATCATTGAAAAGAGAGAGCGTGAAAAGAATAATAAGTTGGAAGCATGTATggagaaaatattatttatgctttgAAAATATAAAGTTAGCAGAtgataaagaaaatataaaaacttaTGGAATTTCGAACAAAGCAGAATTACATTATGTGAAGAGGCGTagagaaaaaaataaattgatGAGAGACACTTAATTCTGGGAAAGGCATTGCACAATTATTGTGTGCTCATAACTAGACTAcgaatctttatgcgtttacgaagaaattggttgggtgaaatataaaacagcagaAGATTAGAAAAGTTTAAGAATACtgtaatattgcttttaatgtaacaaagtcattaagggatgaatcaatttttattttatccctgcttcccacaataaatgcagaacatttttattttgcgtaaagatcagcagtctactCATAGCATAAAAGAACTTTATGAATATCTACAGtatatgtaaaaatatttttagtgactaATGTACAAATCATTCATCGTCTATAAGTTCTACATTCGGCTTTAATATTTCACATTTCAGATAGGGATTAATATCTTCTAGCATGAGGCAGGTCAACTCAAGCGCTGCAGattcataaaaatttgttactattaatttctttaaatttgGCATTTTATATAATGCTTCTAATCCCCTTTCTGTCACATTTGTGCAATTCGATACGTCAAGGTATTCTAAGGCTGGGAATTCCATAGCTATTTTGTCTAACACCCAATCATCGATAGTACTACATCCTCTGACGCAAAGCCACCGAAGTTGCAAAAGATTGCAGACATACTCCCAATTTTCAAATACTATGGGTTGTCCTCTAAAATCTATCGACTCCACAACAAAATCAGGATCATAAACTTCAGGGAGCGACTCAGGAAGCCTTTTTCCAACTTTCTCCAACCAATTGTCTTGACCATAGAGCTTCACTATTCCACCGCTTCTTAGAACGAATTTAGTACTTGCTATATCAGCACCGAGTAACACATCTTCTGCGTATCTCTTTTTTGaagaatattttgcataatcttTCTTCACATGCGCCCACCACTTCCTCAAATGGAGCGCAAGGAAATGGTGTTTTTCGAGTGCTTCTCGTGACAAGAACATGTCCTTAAGAGTTAATGTTATTTCAGGTTCTTCTTTCTCTTTGTAAACCATATTAGACACATCCATACGTTTTTTACGTATATTGTGTAACAAAAAATTTATAGCTCCTTTTGAATTGTAGAAGCTCCGTCTAATGGTGACATGTtgtttattataaaatgttaggTTCCCCAATATTTCTGTAATCATACATGCTGAACGCTGAACTTGACACAACATTTGGTCGGTAGAATGATTTCTTAGCTTGTTTTTACTATATTTAGCCGGGAATTTATAGAAAGTTTTCAATAAATTGAAGTACTTTAATTAAGAATGAACGTTCTATAATTGATTGATTGCAAGTTATGCACACTTGATTCAAAATTTATCCAAGCAATGCTTTCGATATTACATCAGACTATTTTGAAAATGCGGCAGCTAAAGTAAGTCCGTAAGTTACACCAGGTTATACTGTAGCGTgacccgttgatcacgcgaacatAGTTACGATAGCGTTACCGCAATATAGGTTCGATTAATGGCGctgagagggaaatttgaatataaagcaTTACGTTTAGGACAGTTTAGGTCAAAGCCGcgtatttcatatacatatattatttattcggGCACGATAGCTTCGACTTAGAATGAGTAAGGAAACAACGGAAGGTTCCCACAGAGATCCTTGACGAAACCAGATAGGCGAGACTAATCGAGGAATTTGGGTAAAGTCATGCAAGTCATGTAACCTCTTGGAGGGGCTTCTCCAATTTATCATAAATAGACAGTCGAAGTCTAGAAATGTCTGGACGGGAAGTCGTAAATTCTCAGTCAACGACCTCTTGGGACTCCCTcggacctctctctctcgctcggtcccACGACCCTTGTTTTGGCGGGCCTTCACTCTCGCGTGTACCCCACTCTCGTGCGCGCGCTATTGAGGCACCTCCACCACCAATCACCATCGAGCAGCAACCGAAGACGAGCCACCCGACGAATCAACGTCCAGCTGGAAGATCCGAATTTTCCTATTGGCTAAGGAAATGGATGCTGGAAGAAGATACAAACTTCAGGACGAGGCAAATACGAAGCAGATAGAATTCTCAGATCATAGAGTCGACAACTAAAAGTTCAATTAAATAAagtctatatttatttttcctttACATTACATTGTTCAAAGTTATTTTCTGCAAACCTTCCACGAGCAGAGTGCTTCCGCGCTCCACGGGCACCCGAACCCAATAAATTCCCTAATCCCACCACACTGCGACGTAACAATACCATAGACTTATAGAGATAAACTCAGCCGTCTTACAGGCGAGTTGAAGTCTACACTACACTTACACTCTACaccaggcgtgggcacgggtggagcccctcaaacgcctgctacccccaccaagcttcctttcggtggcgctcctcgtggctccgatgtacgaggcctgcgcactgcttgcgacaagcgaaacgcgtccttcctacatagtaacggcggatgctggtgggggacagtgggcacTACGGTGGGGActgttttgcctcaattgaggcaaaattgcccacgcctgctcTACACTAACGGCCGTTAGGTCGTGCTATCTCACTTGCACATCGATAgttggtgggggcgcagcgaacCAGTCAACTCTTACTTCCTACGCATTTCCTACTTTCATTGGGCGAATCTCTCCCCACCAACTCGTCTATTAGAAAGAGCGAGTACGACCCCTTGCCACTGATATATATACTATGGATATGGATACGAGATTCCCATAAGCCACGGACCTAAGGACTGAGCGTAAAGTAGGTTTATGGATGAAAGGGGGCGTGCCGCGAGCGGGGAGCACGGATCTAAGGACTGAGCGTAAAGTAGGTTTATGGATGAGAGGGGGCGTGCCGCGAGCGGGGAGGGATGGTTAACTGTGGCCATCTTGAATGGGACCACACTGTTGTGCGCTCTATAGGCGACTTTAAATACTAGTATAGCGTCTTTACTACATTTTTAGTGTAGCGTCTCTACTACatttttagcatggaacagaaccttccACAATACACGCTGgcatttttacaaattaatgtGTATTAACACCGGGAAAACACAAAGCCACGACGATTCACCAACTTTATCGCACGTGTACTGGCACAAAACGGTTGtggccagtgatgccagaatcacgcgtcgtgggttttttcccctccgctcgctcagccgactcgaccccccactctgacgcaccgtcgtTGTCACGCACCGTCGTCTACTCTGCCGAGATACTCTGatagagatacgttcgtgtgtagcgcgtgcgcagtagaagcaacgtGGTGACGAtggtgcgtcagagtggggggtcgagtcggctgagcgagcggaggggaaaaaacccacgacccatgattctggcatcactggttgtggccagtgatgccagagctgtggtactgtggtactaaaccatacccccaccatagcctactattgcccctccgtcgtgttccaacgcgcccgcgcgctacactcaccagcgtatcactctactgtatccgtagaggtacgcgggcgcgttggaaaacatcggaggggcaatagtaggctatggtgggggtatggtttagtaccacagtaccacagccttggcatcagtgctCGGCGGCGCCCTACGCCGCGCCTGGGCGCGCCGCACCGCTGTCACATAGTGGgccgaaaaacgggaataaaatattgcagcgttatttatgggctcagggtcataaaaaagtaggtcgttggattcgtcttgatgccagctataacattatgaaattatgcgaaattagcgaggTGGCCAAGGCACCCGATCTTCGTACATGACTGGGGCCGTCTGAGGTTAGaatagtcgcgcatgcgcgaaaaaagcgccttacctacTATCACTGCAGGTGGTCCCATACAAGACGGCCAACAAGTTGATACCCCTTCCGTCTTTCgccttacccccccccccccccgggttACGCTCAGTCCTTAGGTCTGTGGGCAGAAACGATTGAAGTACTTATACGAAAATATGTACTAATACCAtgcttcattaaaaaaaagtagtttgatttttacctaaaaaatattttaacagaagtttatctcttctaataattatataatatgttaaaatacGTGTTAATAacgtgttaaaatattttttatataataattatataatatataattaatatataataattatatgtataattattagaagagataaacttctgttaaaatattttttatataataatatgtatatatgatTTGATATGATTTGAGCCTATAAGAATAGAAAGTAATGAATCTAATGTAACGGGGCCGATACCTCGGAGAATCGGTAGATCGGGGCGGAATCCCCTCGGTCCTCGAATAACTCGTCATGCCGGGGTTCGCTTGGCGATGCTTGGCGACGAGGAGATGAATCGGAGCGGGAAAACGTGGTGTGAAGGTATGAGTAAATAAACAACGTTTTCCGGTGAATTCGGTGCTCGCTACCTCGCGGATACGCGGCGACAGATGTTAGGAGATCGCAGGATCTTAGTGGAGAGGTAGTCGTGTTGAACGGTTCGGTACAGGATACAACGTCTCGTCGAGGGATCGGTGTCGGCGGCGCGGCGATTCGATGCAGGAGTCGACGTGTCGTCGAGTGAACAGTGTATGTGGTAATTCGGTGTAGGAATCGGCGTCTCGTCGAGTGAACGGGGttactggaggtagtcggtacaggAGTCGACGTCTCGTCGAGTGAACGGGGTTACTGGAGGTAGTCG
This genomic stretch from Lasioglossum baleicum chromosome 4, iyLasBale1, whole genome shotgun sequence harbors:
- the LOC143207950 gene encoding integral membrane protein 2A, which encodes MTVITKAIGDKRTDKMEQPLFVEDNATEDTKGDPEAQVPKKVVERRYLVTFSGRSIPCINVTATFSLLLVGLLILMTGILGGLCIYKQFAKTQMHRFRTGWYSIPYDSSNRAPCNNSALADSELFRSLARGSDQDAMDAEKNVDSDNRKNNFFKERFELDLENGHYDIDVPDFQGRRQGRFVHDFTYNKTGIVDTVRQCCFVMPLNRQRILPPRNMSDLLKKMYSGYYEVDTRIVKETMKVVLPPITDLSLVGTFIARECRDLPKYMLTKANSSSSNVFKRSISNGIYGLFAGKNIIELNILNIDDIEEYNKTLKN
- the LOC143207953 gene encoding U11/U12 small nuclear ribonucleoprotein 25 kDa protein codes for the protein MQNTVKKAKSENSKERDSLFEKEETVNKNPELDHEELVKLTKEAINNIIESDPLLHGLPTDVTIEELKAQMAVAQGQAITIYLNRGELPKLGIVVPPHNTTVLDLKKAIKRHTTLSLKRESVKRIISWKHVWRKYYLCFENIKLADDKENIKTYGISNKAELHYVKRRREKNKLMRDT
- the LOC143207951 gene encoding distal membrane arm assembly component 2, with product MLCQVQRSACMITEILGNLTFYNKQHVTIRRSFYNSKGAINFLLHNIRKKRMDVSNMVYKEKEEPEITLTLKDMFLSREALEKHHFLALHLRKWWAHVKKDYAKYSSKKRYAEDVLLGADIASTKFVLRSGGIVKLYGQDNWLEKVGKRLPESLPEVYDPDFVVESIDFRGQPIVFENWEYVCNLLQLRWLCVRGCSTIDDWVLDKIAMEFPALEYLDVSNCTNVTERGLEALYKMPNLKKLIVTNFYESAALELTCLMLEDINPYLKCEILKPNVELIDDE